In Diachasmimorpha longicaudata isolate KC_UGA_2023 chromosome 7, iyDiaLong2, whole genome shotgun sequence, the following proteins share a genomic window:
- the LOC135164214 gene encoding protein SET isoform X1, which translates to MSSPTKKLKKLEDSAGDGNDTRDYNIEIQKTLEEIDGCQNQIDGLNEKASDEILEVEKKYNKLRKPYFQKRNDIIKRIPNFWLTAFVNNKKIAEILEEDEEDALRYLNKLEVEEFEDIKSGYRINFYFDENPYFENEVLTKEFHLGSSGEWGLGDPASQSTPIRWKDGADLTKRSKGKAQLKGRKRPLGHRSFFDWFTDHGDPSSDDIAELIKDDMWPNPLQYYLAPDMDVENGIEGDGEEVDGDSEEEEEDEEDVGGEDGDDVGEGEEADDSIVVVEDDADLEDEDEGANDEDDLLVDDEGDQEADGEEPE; encoded by the exons atgTCTTCGCCGACGAAGAAGCTGAAGAAATTGGAGGACAGCGCGGGAGACGGTAATGATACACGTGATTATAACATTGAAATACAGAAGACACTCGAGGAAATTGACGGTTGTCAGAATCAAATCGATGGGCTCAATGAGAAGGCTAGCGATGAGATACTCGAGGTGGAGAAAAAATACAACAAGCTACGAAAGCCGTATTTCCAAAAACGCAACGACATCATCAAGAGGATACCCAATTTTTGGTTAACAGCT TTTgttaataataagaaaatcgCCGAAATTCTCGAAGAGGACGAGGAGGATGCGCTTCGATATCTCAACAAACTTGAGGTCGAGGAATTCGAAGACATCAAGTCTGGGTACAGAATCAATTTCTATTTCGATGAGAATCCGTATTTCGAGAACGAGGTGCTCACTAAAGAATTCCACTTGGGATCATCTGGTGAGTGGGGATTAG GGGATCCAGCCTCTCAGAGTACACCAATCCGCTGGAAGGATGGGGCTGATTTAACGAAGAGGTCGAAGGGAAAGGCTCAGCTCAAGGGACGCAAGAGGCCACTTGGTCACAGGTCGTTTTTCGATTGGTTCACGGATCACGGGGACCCAAGCTCTGATGATATTGCTGAGTTAATTAAGGATGATATGTGGCCAAATCCTCTGCAG TACTACCTGGCACCTGATATGGACGTCGAAAACGGCATCGAAGGTGATGGTGAGGAGGTGGATGGAGACAGTGAGGAGGAGGAAGAAGACGAGGAGGATGTCGGAGGAGAAGACGGTGACGATGTTGGTGAGGGTGAGGAGGCAGACGACAGTATAGTGGTTGTGGAGGATGATGCAGACCTGGAGGATGAGGACGAAGGCGCCAATGATGAGGATGATTTGCTGGTTGACGACGAGGGTGATCAGGAGGCCGATGGCGAGGAGCCAGAATAA
- the LOC135164214 gene encoding protein SET isoform X3 yields MSSPTKKLKKLEDSAGDGNDTRDYNIEIQKTLEEIDGCQNQIDGLNEKASDEILEVEKKYNKLRKPYFQKRNDIIKRIPNFWLTAFVNNKKIAEILEEDEEDALRYLNKLEVEEFEDIKSGYRINFYFDENPYFENEVLTKEFHLGSSGDPASQSTPIRWKDGADLTKRSKGKAQLKGRKRPLGHRSFFDWFTDHGDPSSDDIAELIKDDMWPNPLQYYLAPDMDVENGIEGDGEEVDGDSEEEEEDEEDVGGEDGDDVGEGEEADDSIVVVEDDADLEDEDEGANDEDDLLVDDEGDQEADGEEPE; encoded by the exons atgTCTTCGCCGACGAAGAAGCTGAAGAAATTGGAGGACAGCGCGGGAGACGGTAATGATACACGTGATTATAACATTGAAATACAGAAGACACTCGAGGAAATTGACGGTTGTCAGAATCAAATCGATGGGCTCAATGAGAAGGCTAGCGATGAGATACTCGAGGTGGAGAAAAAATACAACAAGCTACGAAAGCCGTATTTCCAAAAACGCAACGACATCATCAAGAGGATACCCAATTTTTGGTTAACAGCT TTTgttaataataagaaaatcgCCGAAATTCTCGAAGAGGACGAGGAGGATGCGCTTCGATATCTCAACAAACTTGAGGTCGAGGAATTCGAAGACATCAAGTCTGGGTACAGAATCAATTTCTATTTCGATGAGAATCCGTATTTCGAGAACGAGGTGCTCACTAAAGAATTCCACTTGGGATCATCTG GGGATCCAGCCTCTCAGAGTACACCAATCCGCTGGAAGGATGGGGCTGATTTAACGAAGAGGTCGAAGGGAAAGGCTCAGCTCAAGGGACGCAAGAGGCCACTTGGTCACAGGTCGTTTTTCGATTGGTTCACGGATCACGGGGACCCAAGCTCTGATGATATTGCTGAGTTAATTAAGGATGATATGTGGCCAAATCCTCTGCAG TACTACCTGGCACCTGATATGGACGTCGAAAACGGCATCGAAGGTGATGGTGAGGAGGTGGATGGAGACAGTGAGGAGGAGGAAGAAGACGAGGAGGATGTCGGAGGAGAAGACGGTGACGATGTTGGTGAGGGTGAGGAGGCAGACGACAGTATAGTGGTTGTGGAGGATGATGCAGACCTGGAGGATGAGGACGAAGGCGCCAATGATGAGGATGATTTGCTGGTTGACGACGAGGGTGATCAGGAGGCCGATGGCGAGGAGCCAGAATAA
- the LOC135164214 gene encoding protein SET isoform X4: MSSPTKKLKKLEDSAGDGNDTRDYNIEIQKTLEEIDGCQNQIDGLNEKASDEILEVEKKYNKLRKPYFQKRNDIIKRIPNFWLTAFVNNKKIAEILEEDEEDALRYLNKLEVEEFEDIKSGYRINFYFDENPYFENEVLTKEFHLGSSASQSTPIRWKDGADLTKRSKGKAQLKGRKRPLGHRSFFDWFTDHGDPSSDDIAELIKDDMWPNPLQYYLAPDMDVENGIEGDGEEVDGDSEEEEEDEEDVGGEDGDDVGEGEEADDSIVVVEDDADLEDEDEGANDEDDLLVDDEGDQEADGEEPE; encoded by the exons atgTCTTCGCCGACGAAGAAGCTGAAGAAATTGGAGGACAGCGCGGGAGACGGTAATGATACACGTGATTATAACATTGAAATACAGAAGACACTCGAGGAAATTGACGGTTGTCAGAATCAAATCGATGGGCTCAATGAGAAGGCTAGCGATGAGATACTCGAGGTGGAGAAAAAATACAACAAGCTACGAAAGCCGTATTTCCAAAAACGCAACGACATCATCAAGAGGATACCCAATTTTTGGTTAACAGCT TTTgttaataataagaaaatcgCCGAAATTCTCGAAGAGGACGAGGAGGATGCGCTTCGATATCTCAACAAACTTGAGGTCGAGGAATTCGAAGACATCAAGTCTGGGTACAGAATCAATTTCTATTTCGATGAGAATCCGTATTTCGAGAACGAGGTGCTCACTAAAGAATTCCACTTGGGATCATCTG CCTCTCAGAGTACACCAATCCGCTGGAAGGATGGGGCTGATTTAACGAAGAGGTCGAAGGGAAAGGCTCAGCTCAAGGGACGCAAGAGGCCACTTGGTCACAGGTCGTTTTTCGATTGGTTCACGGATCACGGGGACCCAAGCTCTGATGATATTGCTGAGTTAATTAAGGATGATATGTGGCCAAATCCTCTGCAG TACTACCTGGCACCTGATATGGACGTCGAAAACGGCATCGAAGGTGATGGTGAGGAGGTGGATGGAGACAGTGAGGAGGAGGAAGAAGACGAGGAGGATGTCGGAGGAGAAGACGGTGACGATGTTGGTGAGGGTGAGGAGGCAGACGACAGTATAGTGGTTGTGGAGGATGATGCAGACCTGGAGGATGAGGACGAAGGCGCCAATGATGAGGATGATTTGCTGGTTGACGACGAGGGTGATCAGGAGGCCGATGGCGAGGAGCCAGAATAA
- the LOC135164214 gene encoding protein SET isoform X2 has translation MSSPTKKLKKLEDSAGDGNDTRDYNIEIQKTLEEIDGCQNQIDGLNEKASDEILEVEKKYNKLRKPYFQKRNDIIKRIPNFWLTAFVNNKKIAEILEEDEEDALRYLNKLEVEEFEDIKSGYRINFYFDENPYFENEVLTKEFHLGSSGEWGLASQSTPIRWKDGADLTKRSKGKAQLKGRKRPLGHRSFFDWFTDHGDPSSDDIAELIKDDMWPNPLQYYLAPDMDVENGIEGDGEEVDGDSEEEEEDEEDVGGEDGDDVGEGEEADDSIVVVEDDADLEDEDEGANDEDDLLVDDEGDQEADGEEPE, from the exons atgTCTTCGCCGACGAAGAAGCTGAAGAAATTGGAGGACAGCGCGGGAGACGGTAATGATACACGTGATTATAACATTGAAATACAGAAGACACTCGAGGAAATTGACGGTTGTCAGAATCAAATCGATGGGCTCAATGAGAAGGCTAGCGATGAGATACTCGAGGTGGAGAAAAAATACAACAAGCTACGAAAGCCGTATTTCCAAAAACGCAACGACATCATCAAGAGGATACCCAATTTTTGGTTAACAGCT TTTgttaataataagaaaatcgCCGAAATTCTCGAAGAGGACGAGGAGGATGCGCTTCGATATCTCAACAAACTTGAGGTCGAGGAATTCGAAGACATCAAGTCTGGGTACAGAATCAATTTCTATTTCGATGAGAATCCGTATTTCGAGAACGAGGTGCTCACTAAAGAATTCCACTTGGGATCATCTGGTGAGTGGGGATTAG CCTCTCAGAGTACACCAATCCGCTGGAAGGATGGGGCTGATTTAACGAAGAGGTCGAAGGGAAAGGCTCAGCTCAAGGGACGCAAGAGGCCACTTGGTCACAGGTCGTTTTTCGATTGGTTCACGGATCACGGGGACCCAAGCTCTGATGATATTGCTGAGTTAATTAAGGATGATATGTGGCCAAATCCTCTGCAG TACTACCTGGCACCTGATATGGACGTCGAAAACGGCATCGAAGGTGATGGTGAGGAGGTGGATGGAGACAGTGAGGAGGAGGAAGAAGACGAGGAGGATGTCGGAGGAGAAGACGGTGACGATGTTGGTGAGGGTGAGGAGGCAGACGACAGTATAGTGGTTGTGGAGGATGATGCAGACCTGGAGGATGAGGACGAAGGCGCCAATGATGAGGATGATTTGCTGGTTGACGACGAGGGTGATCAGGAGGCCGATGGCGAGGAGCCAGAATAA